The following nucleotide sequence is from Pseudomonas sp. S09G 359.
GTGTCGACCTTGCCGTGGGGCATGAAGGCCGGCTGGAAATGCCCGTAGTTGTACCTGGCCGTGTTGTAGGTCGCGCCCGGCATCCAGCTTTCGATTTCACGCTTGTGCTTGCGAATTTGCACACCGGTGGTGACGGCATGTTCCATGGGGCCGGTGGTAAACAGGCTGATGTTGCGCAGTTCGAGAATCTTGTCGTTGTAGGCCGTGTCCATCTTGCGCCCGCCCGAGGACAGCAGAAACGCCGCGTCGGCGTTGCGTTCGTCGGTCTGGTCGGTGTTGGACATGGAATAACTGAGTTTCAAATCAATCAGCGGGTTGTCCACCGGCTGGTATTCGTACTTGGCCGAATAGGTGGTGTCGATGGTCTCGCGGTTGGCCAGCAAGCGTTTCAACGCGCCTTCGTAGCCGTAACGGTCGATGGAATATTGCGTCGGCGGCGACGGGTAGCTCTTGGCCGAGAACGGTGTCCAGAGCTGGCTGCGCGAACGGGAATAGGACAGCCCCATGCTGTGTTCATCGTTGAAGTGCGCATTGAACTTGAACAGCGCGCCGTCCACATTTTGCGCGCTGTTGGGCAGGCGCTTGGGGTTGATCGGGTACTCGTTATACTTGTCTGGCGGGGTGGCGGCCAGCTTCATGTCACCGCCGTCGCGCTGGGTGATGTAGGCCAGACCGTCGAAGCGGCCATCGTCGGTGCGACCGTAAAGTGCCGAGCTGTAGACCTGCTCATGGTTATTGCTGGCGTAGCCGTACTTGAGCATGGCGCCGGCGTTGCGGCCGTCTTCCAGCAGGTCGGGGGCGTCCTTGGTTTCCATGTGCACCGTGCCGCCGAAGCCGCCGTTGCCGGTAAACGGCGAATAGGGGCCTTTCTCCACTTCGATGCTTTTGATCAGCTCGGGCTCGATGAAAATGGTGCCTTGCTGATACCGCTCAAAGCCACTTTTGGTCGCGCCATCCACAGTCATCGGCACGTCTTCGGCCTCGGCCATGCCGCGAATGTTGATGGTCTGGCCACCCGGCTTGGGCGAACCGCCCATGAATACACCGGGCAAGGTCTGCAACAGCGCCGGGATATTGTTGGGTTGGTAGCGGTCGATATCGGCCTGGCTCAGGGTGGAGCGGCCGACGGTGCTGGAGTCCACTTGATTGCCGGTGCCGATCACGCTCAAGGCATCCAGCTGGATCGCGCCACTGTTGGTGGTCTTGGCCTCTTCGGGCCTTACCACGTAGGTGCTGCCAACCTTGATCAGGCTGAACTCGGCGTTTTTCAGCAGGGTACGAATCGCTGCCTCAGGGGTGAACTCGCCATTGAGCGCCGGCGCCTGCACGTTCTTGAGCAAGGTTTCATCGAACAGCAGCTGGATTTTCGCCTGCTGCGCCACTTGGCTCAGGGACGTGGCCAGCGGCTGGGCGGGCAGTTGCAGCTTGATCGACTCGGCCTGGGCTGTGAGGCTGAAAGCCATGCAGGCGGCGATAACGGTCGGTCGAAGCAACAGGTGCGAAGCGTGGCAAGGCGCGCGAAACATGAAATCCCCCGGTGCGGCCAAATGGCCAAAAAGGTGTGCGTGTCAAACGCAGACCGGAGGAAGACGGCGCAGGCAAAAAAATCCACACCTGCGAATGAAAAATATTCTCAACTATGCTTTGCGAAGGGTTATTTGCTCGGTTCTATCCGCACGATGCCATCGGCCGAGGCCACGGTTTTAACCGGCAGCAGGGCCGGCAGGGCGTTGAGCAACGCGTCGGGGTCATTCACATCCAAGTTACCCGACACCTTCAAGTGCGCCACGGCGTTGCTCACCAGCAGGGGAGCCTGAGGGCGATACAGGCTCAATTCATCGATCAGGCTGGCCAGTTCACGGTTGCGAAACGACAAGTGCCCGCTGCGCCAGTCGGCCACTTCTTCGGCGGTAAGGGTTTGCTGTTGCACAGTGCCCTTGGCGTAGTTGTAGCTGGCGCGTTGCTGGGCGCCCAGCAGGGCCACCGGGCTTTTTGCGTCGGGCTCGAAAGCGACCTGGCCATGGGCGACGCTGACTACCAATTGCTGCTGGCTGCGGCGTACATCGAAGCCGGTACCGACCACCCGCACATTGGCCTCGCCGGCTTGCACGAACAGCGGCCGTTCCTTGTCGGCGGCCACTTCGATATACACCTGGCCCTTGTCCAAATGCACGATGCGCTGGTGGGCGCTGAAGTCCACGCGCACGCGGGTGTTGGCATTCACAAACAAGGTGCTGCCGTCGGGCAGGTCGAGGGTGCGCATGCCCTTGGCGTGGGCCGCCACTTGGGTGTGATACAGCGCGCGGGGCGCGCCGATTTGCGTGGTCAGCACGGCGCACAGCACGGCGGCGGCCACGGCCAGGGCAGGGCGCCACACCGACGGTTTGCGTGTGGGCAGCGCCACGGGTTTGTTCAGTTGCTGCAACTGGGCGAGGTCGGCCCACAGTTGTTCGAATTCGGCATAGGCGCGGGCATGCGCTGGCGTCGCCTGCCAGGCGGCAAAGGCCTTGCGGTCGGCACGGCCCGCGTCGTTACGGTTGCGTGCAAACCAGCTGGCGGCTTGGGCATCGATGGAGTCGCTCGCCTCGATATCCAGGGCGTCGATGTCGCTCAGGCGGTTCATTCTGGCTGCTCCGTGCCGGGGTCGTTTTGAAGGCGTCGCTTGCAATGCAGCAGGGCCAAGGCGATGTGCTTTTCCACCATGCTGGTCGAAATGCCCATGCGCTCGGCGATCTGCGCCTGGCTCAGGCCTTCGAAGCGGTGCAGCATAAGGGCTTCTCGCCTGCGGGGCGAGAGTTCGGCGAGGACTTCTTTCAACTGTTCCAGGCGTTGCAAGCGCTGCGCGGCGGCCATGGGGTCGTTTTGCTCGTCGGTGACAGGTTCCGCGTCCATGTCGGCCTGATCAGAGTGGGCGGTGTGCCGTACCTTCTGTTTGCGCCAGTGATCACGCAGCAGGTTGCGCGCCATCTGGAACAGAAACGCCCGTGGCTGCTCGACCTTGGCACGGTCGCGGTAGTCCAGCCACTGGGTAAAGACATCCTGGGTCATGTCAGCCGCATCGCTGGCGTTGTCCGTGCGTTTGCGCAGGAAATACAGAATATCTGCATAAAACCCGCGAAAGGCATCGGCCGACAACGGGTCGGGCTTGGGACGCGACATGGATATCCTTCTTGACGAAGCACGACGTAGAAAGTCGCGAATGATATCGAGAATTATTGCTATTTGTCTCTATTTAAGCTTCAACACATAACAAATGTGGGAGGGGGGCTTGCCCCCGATGGCGGTGTGTCAGCCACAACTTTATTGACTGACCCACTGCCATCGGGGGCAAGCCCCCTCCCACATTTGTTATGTATTTCTATCGCAACAGTGTCTTGAGCTGTTCGATCCCAGCCTCACCCAACGGAAACACCGGCAACCGGGGATCCCCCACCTCCAACCCGGTCAACCGCAACCCAGCCTTGATCGTTGCCGGCAAACCGCCCTTGAGGATGAACTCCAGCAGCGGCAACTGGCGATAGAACAGATCCCGCGCCAGCCTCAGGTCATTGGCCAGCACCGCCGCATACAAATCCAGGTTCAACTGCGGGATCAGGTTCGGCGCCGCCGTGCACCAGCCCTTGGCGCCGGCCGCGAAAGCTTCCAGGGCCAGCGGGTTGCAGCCGTTGTAGAACGGCACGTCGCTGTGGCGCTTGAGTTGGTGCATGCGCTGGATATCGCCGGTGCTCTCCTTGACCATCGTCACGTTCTCGACCTGCTTGAGGATGCGCAGGATCAAGTCCACCGACAGGTCGGTGCCGCTGGTGGCCGGGTTGTTGTAGAGCATGATCGGCACGCCGATGCTGTCGCCGATCGCGGCGTAGTGGGCGAGGATTTCCGCCTCGCTGAGTTTCCAGTACGAGGCTGGCAACACCATCACCACATCGGCGCCGTGGCGTTCGGCGTAACGCGCGCGGCGCACGGCTTTGGCGGTGGTGAGGTCGGAGACGCTGACGATGGTCGGCACGCGCTTGGCGACTTTTTCGAGACTGTAGGCGCTCACTTCATCCCACTCGGCATCGCTCAGGTAGGCGCCTTCGCCGGTGCTGCCCAGCGGGGCGATGGCATGTACGCCGCTGTCGATCAGGCGGTCGATGGAGCGGCCCAGGGCGTCGAGGTCGACGCGCTGGCCGTCGGCGCTGAACGGGGTGATGGTGTAGCCGATGATGCCGTGAATGTTGGGGCTGGACATGGCAGGTCTCCTGTCGAAAAAGGGCGGGTCAGTTCAGGCAATCGGCGTGCTGGCGCAGGTTCTGCCGGGCGTAGTAGTTGAAGGCGGCACCATGGCGCTTGGGGCGGGAAATCCAGGCATGTGCCTCGCGCCCCAACTCCGGCAGGATCGGCTTGATCGTCCCGGCCGCCATCGCCAGCAACTGCAGTTTGGCTGCGCGTTCGATCAACTGTGCAATCACGCAGGCTTCCTCCACGCTGGCCCCGGTCGACAGTTGGCCATGGTGCGAGAGCAGGATTGCGCGTTTATCGCCGAGTGCCGTGGTGATGATTTCGCCTTCCTCATTGCCCACCGGCACCCCCGGCCAGGCCTCGAGGAACGCGCAATCTTCGTACAGCGGGCAGAGGTCCATGTGCGACACCTGCAACGGCACTTCGAGCATCGACAGCGCAGCGATATGCGTGGGGTGCGTATGGATGATGCAGTTCACATCCGGCCGCCCACGGTACACCCAGCTGTGGAAACGGTTGGCCGGGTTGGGGATGCCGTGGCCTTCCAGCACCTCAAGGTCCTCGTTCACCAATAGCAGGTTGCTGGCGGTGATTTCGTCAAAACCCAGGCCCAGTTGTTGGGTGTAGTAGGTGCCGGGCTGCGGCCCGCGCGCGGTGATCTGCCCGGCCAGGCCGGAGTCGTGGCCGTTCTCGAACAGGATGCGGCACGTCAGCGCCAGCTTTTGCCGCACGGTCCACGTATTATCCGCCAGGCTATTTTGCATTTGGATCAGTGCTTGCTTGACCAGTTGGTCTTTCGGGAGTGCTAATGTCTTGGCCATATTTGTGTTCTCTGGATGAGTTCAAATGACACTAAAGATGCTATATGACACAAAGTGTCATTGGCAAGCACGGCCTATCGCTTTCTGCATGGATTAATCGCAGCGCATGTCTATCCGTTTGAAATTATTAAGAAAAAAACTTGGCGTAACCCTGGAGGCCCTGGCTGAAAAGTCCGGGATGACCAAAAGTTACCTGTCCAAGGTCGAGCGCGGGCTCAACACGCCGTCGATTGCTGCCGCGCTGAAACTGGCCAAGGCGTTGAACGTGAAGGTCGAAGAACTGTTCAGCGAAGACAGCGTGAGCCTCGACAGCTACAGCCTGGTGCGCAGCCACGAACGGCCGGACACGGCGCCGGGTTACGCGGTGCTCGCCCATCAGGTGAGTGAACGCAGCCTGCTGCCGTTCATCATCTACCCGCCGGCGGAGTTCACCGACAAGACCTTCAAGGAGCATGTGGGGGAGGAGTTTCTATTCGTGCATGAAGGGCAGGTAGAAGTGGATTTCATGAACGAGCGGGTGATTCTGGAGCGCGGCGATGCACTGCATTTCAATGCGCAGAAACCCCACCGGATTCGCTCGGTGGGGGCGGTGCAGGCGCAGTTGCTGGTAGTGGTGCACAGCAGCGAAGAGTGACTGCGATGCTGAATTGAAATGCCGCCCCTCCCACATAGATCTCTGTTGGTCAGGCGATCAACGTTCTACCGGCACTGACAGCGCCGGATTACCCAAAGGATGGGTGCGCGCCGCGAAGAACTTGAGCTCTACGCCAGACCCATCAAACAACTCCGAATACCGGCGCTTCTGCTGGCGGATAAACCCTTCACTGCGCCCTGATACCGAGATCGCCAGGGTCGTGAGCCGGGCCTGGCGAAGCGCATCCACCAGGTGTTTATCCTGCGGCCCCAAGTCGTGGCCGAACAGGCACAGCGCGCCCTCGTGGCTCAGCAGTTGCTCATAGCAGAACGACAAGTAATCCGAACTGCGGATGGTCTTGAGTTTCTCTTCCACTTTGCCTTCGCTGACAAACAGCGGCACATCGTCCAGGGTCTTGATCGTGTTGTTGATCGCAAAGCTGCTGAGCAAGGTGCTTTCGGTGGTCGGCAATTTGCGCGCGGTACCGTCGAGGTTGCGCACCAGGTGCAGGCCGCCGTGCAGGTAGAGGATGCGCGTGGCGTCGGTGCGCGTGTGGCGCAGGTCAAAACTGGCGTCGGCGCTGTTGAACAGGTCGTCGATGCCCGGCGCGTGCAGGATCGCCCAGTAGTTGAGCAGGTCGTAGTTGCTGGTGAAGACCGTCGAGTAGTTTTTCAGCTCAGTGTTGATCGTCGCCAGCGTCGACGGCTGTACCAGACGCCACGGAATGTGCACGGCGTGGATGGTATTGATCAGCGCTTCCTTGATCGCGTAGTAGCGGTTACGCGGTGCGGCTGAGCTGACGGCCAGGGCCTTGTTGACCCGACTGGTGGTTTTCAACGCGCCCAGGGCCTGCTCGAAACTGCGGGTTTGCAGGGCGTCGAACACGCTGAGTTCGGATTGGCTCAGGGGTTTTTCTTCGACGGTGCGCGCGTTTTCGAACAGCGAGTCGTAGGCAAAGTCTTCCCAAATCGCACGGCTCGCGCCGTTACCGATCAGAATCCCATTGAAGGCGACGGTGCTGCGCAGCGCGCTCCAGTCTTCAAGGTGGGCGTCAATATCGTGGAAATCCTTCATTGCGGCGGGCTACTCAAAATCGGCTGGACGGTGACTTTATCACGAGCGAGCGTTGATCCTGGTCAAGATGCCGTAGGCAAGTGACGCCGATGCTGTAGGCATACACGTCATCCGAGGATTCGCCATGAGCAGCACCTTCTTCATTCCCGCCGTCAACATCATGGGCACCGACTGCCTCGACGAAGCCATGACCGCCATCCGCAACTACGGTTTTCGCAAGGCGCTGATCGTCACCGACGCAGGCCTGGCCAAGGCGGGCGTGGCCAGCATGATCGCCGAGAGGCTGGCGATGCAGGACATCGACTCGGTGATCTACGACGGCGCAAAACCCAACCCCAATGTGGAAAACGTCGAGAAGGGCCTGGCGCTGTTGCAAAAGAGTGCCTGCGATTTTGTCGTGTCGCTCGGCGGTGGTTCTCCCCATGACTGCGCCAAGGGCATCGCCCTGTGTGCCACCAACGGCGGGCATATCGGCGATTACGAAGGCGTCGACCAATCGGCCAAGCCGCAGTTGCCCCTGGTTGCCATCAACACCACCGCCGGCACGGCCAGCGAAATGACCCGGTTTTGCATCATCACCGACGAAACCCGCCACGTGAAAATGGCCATCGTCGACCGCAATGTCACGCCGTTGCTGTCGGTCAATGACCCGGCGCTGATGGTGGGCATGCCCAAGGGGCTCACCGCCGCCACCGGCATGGACGCCCTGACTCATGCCATCGAAGCCTACGTGTCCACCGCCGCCACGCCGATCACCGACGCCTGCGCGATCAAGGCCATCGAACTGATCAGCGCCAACCTGCGCCTGGCCGTGCGCGACGGCAGCGACAAGGCCGCGCGGGAAAACATGGCGTATGCACAATTCCTCGCCGGCATGGCCTTCAACAACGCATCCCTGGGCTTCGTACACGCCATGGCCCACCAATTGGGCGGCCTGTACGACCTGCCCCACGGCGTGTGCAACGCGGTGTTGCTGCCCCACGTGCAAAGCTTCAACGCCAGCGTCAGCGCCAAACGCCTGAGCGATGTGGGCCGCGCATTGGGCGCCGACATCAAGGGCATCACCGCAGAAGAGGGCGCCCAGGCCGCCATCGCCGCGATCCGCACGCTGGCCCACGACGTGGAAATCCCCGCCGGCCTACGCGAACTGGGCGCCAAGTTGCAGGATATTCCGCTGCTGGCGACCAACGCGTTGAAGGACGCGTGTGGGCTGACCAACCCCCGGCGTGCGGATCAGCGTCAGATTGAGGAGATCTTTCGCAACGCGTTCTGATCCGTCCTGCACCGGGCGACGCATATGCTTGCGCCGCTCGCCAACGCCACACATAACAGTGCCAATGGCCATGCCTGCTGGCTTACCAGCAGGCTCGCTCCGCCGCCGATTAGGGCAGCCATCAGTTGATGCATAAAGCCGCTCAAGGCCATGGCATAGGCGCCGCTGATCGGGGACGCATCGTTGGCCAGGGACAAACTGATCGGATAACTCATCGACTGCCCCAGCACTGCCAGGCAATACGGTAGCCACAGCAACATCGCAAGCCCGCTGGCAAATACACTGCCCAACAGCATCACCGCACTGCCCAGCAACACCAGGGCTACGCCCCAACTCATCATCGTCAAACGGCCCGTGCGAGCGACGAACCGGTTGACCATCAACGCCCCCGCCAGATACGCCGCGCTGATCGGCCACCCCAGCCAGCCATACTGAGCCGCACTCCACTCGAAACGCCCCTGCAGTATCAGCGGCGCGCAGGTGTTGAACGCAATGATTACCCCATAGCCCAGCCCGCCGGCCAAGGCGGCGTACAGGAAGGGCGGATGGCGCAAAATCGTGACGTAGATGCGCCGGGCCGAGAGCGCAGAGTCGCGATTCACTAGCGTCGGAAATTTTACTCTTTGCAAGAACGCCATCAACGCGGCCGCACCGATTGCCAGCGCATAAAAAATTGCTTCCCAGCCAAACACTACCTGCAACACCGAACCCGCAAACTGGCCGATACCCAGCGCGATCACAAAGGTCATGCCCAGCCACGACAGGCCTTTGGCCAACAACGCACCGCTGAAACTGTCACGCACCAACACCCGCGCCATCACCGAAACACCGCCCGCACCCAAGCCCTGCATCAGCCGCAACGCGAGAAACGATTCGACATTGAACGCCGACGGAATCGCCGCACTCGCCAACGCATACACCGCCAGCGCCGCCAGCAACACCGGCTTTCGACCCAACCGCTCACCCAGGCTGCCCCATAGCAACATGGGCAGCGCCATGCCCATCAGGTACACCGCCAGCGCTAGCGCCACGTGGTCTTCGGCGGCGGGCAATGCCTGGGCGATGGCCGGGACGGCCGGCAAGTAGCTGCTGATACCGACCTGGCTTAGGAAGGCGGCGCTGCAGGCGAGGGTGAGGGTGGTGGTATTTTTCAAGGGCAGGCTTATCCTTTTTCAGCGGTAAGCTACAAGCTGATAATGTGTTTGTCTCTAACGTGCCGCTTATTGTTTGTAACCTAGGAACCCACCCCATGAGAGTTCTGTTATTCGGTGCCACCGGCATGGT
It contains:
- a CDS encoding TonB-dependent receptor, with the translated sequence MFRAPCHASHLLLRPTVIAACMAFSLTAQAESIKLQLPAQPLATSLSQVAQQAKIQLLFDETLLKNVQAPALNGEFTPEAAIRTLLKNAEFSLIKVGSTYVVRPEEAKTTNSGAIQLDALSVIGTGNQVDSSTVGRSTLSQADIDRYQPNNIPALLQTLPGVFMGGSPKPGGQTINIRGMAEAEDVPMTVDGATKSGFERYQQGTIFIEPELIKSIEVEKGPYSPFTGNGGFGGTVHMETKDAPDLLEDGRNAGAMLKYGYASNNHEQVYSSALYGRTDDGRFDGLAYITQRDGGDMKLAATPPDKYNEYPINPKRLPNSAQNVDGALFKFNAHFNDEHSMGLSYSRSRSQLWTPFSAKSYPSPPTQYSIDRYGYEGALKRLLANRETIDTTYSAKYEYQPVDNPLIDLKLSYSMSNTDQTDERNADAAFLLSSGGRKMDTAYNDKILELRNISLFTTGPMEHAVTTGVQIRKHKREIESWMPGATYNTARYNYGHFQPAFMPHGKVDTNAFYLQDAITLGDVTITPSLRYDHVRNRGEANDAPFYSNPNPAFGHDYSDRTYTGWSPRLAAYWNITPDVAMFASWNKTWRAPVIDEQYEVQGTGSRTSTSLNLNPERITAITAGNVTNFSNLISHGDNLQLRTTLFHNRIEDEIFKATGIGCERQLTVSGSVADVCTDMASKTNYRNVGGMTIKGVELEGYYDSTYLFGSVTYSWATGKRDNPYTNPWASDLHVWARDIPPAKWVVVLGTKIPAWDAQVGWQGQFVRKTDRVPSDIYSSGLNSTAGDAFYDSTENPSYDTQGLFASWKPQQAGLKGLQVNFTVDNLFNRSYLPALAGDRAYSEGRNAKISVTRFF
- a CDS encoding dihydrodipicolinate synthase family protein codes for the protein MSSPNIHGIIGYTITPFSADGQRVDLDALGRSIDRLIDSGVHAIAPLGSTGEGAYLSDAEWDEVSAYSLEKVAKRVPTIVSVSDLTTAKAVRRARYAERHGADVVMVLPASYWKLSEAEILAHYAAIGDSIGVPIMLYNNPATSGTDLSVDLILRILKQVENVTMVKESTGDIQRMHQLKRHSDVPFYNGCNPLALEAFAAGAKGWCTAAPNLIPQLNLDLYAAVLANDLRLARDLFYRQLPLLEFILKGGLPATIKAGLRLTGLEVGDPRLPVFPLGEAGIEQLKTLLR
- a CDS encoding aldolase gives rise to the protein MAKTLALPKDQLVKQALIQMQNSLADNTWTVRQKLALTCRILFENGHDSGLAGQITARGPQPGTYYTQQLGLGFDEITASNLLLVNEDLEVLEGHGIPNPANRFHSWVYRGRPDVNCIIHTHPTHIAALSMLEVPLQVSHMDLCPLYEDCAFLEAWPGVPVGNEEGEIITTALGDKRAILLSHHGQLSTGASVEEACVIAQLIERAAKLQLLAMAAGTIKPILPELGREAHAWISRPKRHGAAFNYYARQNLRQHADCLN
- a CDS encoding FecR domain-containing protein yields the protein MNRLSDIDALDIEASDSIDAQAASWFARNRNDAGRADRKAFAAWQATPAHARAYAEFEQLWADLAQLQQLNKPVALPTRKPSVWRPALAVAAAVLCAVLTTQIGAPRALYHTQVAAHAKGMRTLDLPDGSTLFVNANTRVRVDFSAHQRIVHLDKGQVYIEVAADKERPLFVQAGEANVRVVGTGFDVRRSQQQLVVSVAHGQVAFEPDAKSPVALLGAQQRASYNYAKGTVQQQTLTAEEVADWRSGHLSFRNRELASLIDELSLYRPQAPLLVSNAVAHLKVSGNLDVNDPDALLNALPALLPVKTVASADGIVRIEPSK
- a CDS encoding RNA polymerase sigma factor, which encodes MSRPKPDPLSADAFRGFYADILYFLRKRTDNASDAADMTQDVFTQWLDYRDRAKVEQPRAFLFQMARNLLRDHWRKQKVRHTAHSDQADMDAEPVTDEQNDPMAAAQRLQRLEQLKEVLAELSPRRREALMLHRFEGLSQAQIAERMGISTSMVEKHIALALLHCKRRLQNDPGTEQPE
- a CDS encoding MFS transporter, with the protein product MKNTTTLTLACSAAFLSQVGISSYLPAVPAIAQALPAAEDHVALALAVYLMGMALPMLLWGSLGERLGRKPVLLAALAVYALASAAIPSAFNVESFLALRLMQGLGAGGVSVMARVLVRDSFSGALLAKGLSWLGMTFVIALGIGQFAGSVLQVVFGWEAIFYALAIGAAALMAFLQRVKFPTLVNRDSALSARRIYVTILRHPPFLYAALAGGLGYGVIIAFNTCAPLILQGRFEWSAAQYGWLGWPISAAYLAGALMVNRFVARTGRLTMMSWGVALVLLGSAVMLLGSVFASGLAMLLWLPYCLAVLGQSMSYPISLSLANDASPISGAYAMALSGFMHQLMAALIGGGASLLVSQQAWPLALLCVALASGASICVARCRTDQNALRKISSI
- the yiaY gene encoding L-threonine dehydrogenase, yielding MSSTFFIPAVNIMGTDCLDEAMTAIRNYGFRKALIVTDAGLAKAGVASMIAERLAMQDIDSVIYDGAKPNPNVENVEKGLALLQKSACDFVVSLGGGSPHDCAKGIALCATNGGHIGDYEGVDQSAKPQLPLVAINTTAGTASEMTRFCIITDETRHVKMAIVDRNVTPLLSVNDPALMVGMPKGLTAATGMDALTHAIEAYVSTAATPITDACAIKAIELISANLRLAVRDGSDKAARENMAYAQFLAGMAFNNASLGFVHAMAHQLGGLYDLPHGVCNAVLLPHVQSFNASVSAKRLSDVGRALGADIKGITAEEGAQAAIAAIRTLAHDVEIPAGLRELGAKLQDIPLLATNALKDACGLTNPRRADQRQIEEIFRNAF
- a CDS encoding helix-turn-helix domain-containing protein, which produces MSIRLKLLRKKLGVTLEALAEKSGMTKSYLSKVERGLNTPSIAAALKLAKALNVKVEELFSEDSVSLDSYSLVRSHERPDTAPGYAVLAHQVSERSLLPFIIYPPAEFTDKTFKEHVGEEFLFVHEGQVEVDFMNERVILERGDALHFNAQKPHRIRSVGAVQAQLLVVVHSSEE
- a CDS encoding DUF4917 family protein, which encodes MKDFHDIDAHLEDWSALRSTVAFNGILIGNGASRAIWEDFAYDSLFENARTVEEKPLSQSELSVFDALQTRSFEQALGALKTTSRVNKALAVSSAAPRNRYYAIKEALINTIHAVHIPWRLVQPSTLATINTELKNYSTVFTSNYDLLNYWAILHAPGIDDLFNSADASFDLRHTRTDATRILYLHGGLHLVRNLDGTARKLPTTESTLLSSFAINNTIKTLDDVPLFVSEGKVEEKLKTIRSSDYLSFCYEQLLSHEGALCLFGHDLGPQDKHLVDALRQARLTTLAISVSGRSEGFIRQQKRRYSELFDGSGVELKFFAARTHPLGNPALSVPVER